A genomic segment from Agromyces sp. CF514 encodes:
- a CDS encoding DNA alkylation repair protein, which yields MTDADALTAGALAAAIDAAGDPVDAEFLQRFFKTGPGQYGEGDVFVGVRVPVTRRIVKGFERMPLAEASALLESPVHEHRLAALIVMVKQFEVASRPRTRDDAARAELHAAYLDAVRAGHVDNWDLVDSSAGVLVGEVLRSGDGEPALLDGLAASDSLWERRVAVLSTFAFIKAGDAGPILRLAPKLLDDREDLMHKAVGWMLRETGKRVDRAVLTGFLDEYAPRMPRTMLSYATEHLSPEERAFYRALR from the coding sequence ATGACGGATGCCGATGCGCTGACGGCCGGAGCCCTCGCGGCGGCGATCGATGCGGCCGGCGATCCGGTCGACGCGGAGTTCCTCCAGCGGTTCTTCAAGACCGGCCCCGGCCAGTACGGCGAGGGCGACGTGTTCGTCGGCGTGCGCGTGCCCGTCACCCGCCGCATCGTGAAGGGCTTCGAGCGGATGCCGCTCGCCGAGGCATCCGCCCTGCTCGAGAGCCCCGTGCACGAACACCGCCTGGCGGCGCTCATCGTGATGGTGAAGCAGTTCGAGGTCGCGAGCAGGCCGCGCACGCGCGACGACGCGGCACGAGCCGAGCTGCACGCGGCCTACCTCGATGCCGTCCGGGCCGGGCACGTGGACAACTGGGACCTCGTCGACTCGTCGGCCGGGGTCCTGGTCGGCGAGGTCCTGCGCTCGGGCGACGGCGAGCCTGCGCTGCTCGACGGGCTCGCGGCATCCGACTCGCTGTGGGAGCGGCGCGTCGCAGTGCTCTCGACGTTCGCGTTCATCAAGGCGGGCGACGCCGGGCCGATCCTGCGGCTCGCCCCGAAGCTGCTCGACGACCGCGAGGACCTCATGCACAAGGCGGTCGGGTGGATGCTGCGCGAGACCGGCAAGCGCGTCGACCGTGCGGTGCTCACGGGGTTCCTCGACGAGTACGCGCCGCGGATGCCGCGCACGATGCTGTCGTATGCGACCGAGCACCTCTCGCCCGAGGAGCGTGCGTTCTATCGCGCACTGCGCTGA
- a CDS encoding TetR/AcrR family transcriptional regulator codes for MSPEAAEALEAAAAPTGRMSAADRREQILVAATAVFGAKTYVGTTTDEVARAAGVSQPYVVRLFGTKQRLYIDVIDRAYDHLLEAFRQALPGPVDERASRLGAAYTGLLAERGMLPVIAGSTQMGGETEIGQVARDGFSRLWEFIRVDAGFSADETRGFFATGMLINAVVGLRLTDDYGLGVSATEVLDECFPDALEKVRAFLPKIGEPW; via the coding sequence ATGAGTCCCGAAGCCGCCGAAGCACTCGAAGCAGCCGCCGCTCCGACCGGGCGCATGAGCGCCGCAGACCGTCGCGAGCAGATCCTCGTCGCGGCCACCGCGGTCTTCGGCGCGAAGACCTACGTCGGCACGACGACCGACGAGGTCGCACGCGCCGCCGGGGTCAGCCAGCCCTACGTCGTGCGGCTGTTCGGCACGAAGCAGCGGCTCTACATCGACGTCATCGACCGCGCCTACGACCACCTGCTCGAAGCGTTCCGGCAGGCGCTGCCCGGCCCGGTCGACGAGCGCGCGTCGCGACTCGGCGCCGCGTACACCGGACTGCTCGCCGAGCGCGGCATGCTGCCGGTCATCGCCGGGTCCACGCAGATGGGCGGCGAGACCGAGATCGGCCAGGTCGCGCGCGACGGCTTCAGCCGCCTCTGGGAGTTCATCCGCGTCGACGCCGGCTTCTCGGCCGACGAGACGCGAGGGTTCTTCGCGACCGGCATGCTCATCAACGCCGTGGTCGGCCTGCGCCTCACCGACGACTACGGCCTCGGGGTCAGCGCCACCGAAGTGCTCGACGAGTGCTTCCCCGACGCGCTCGAGAAGGTGCGCGCGTTCCTGCCGAAGATCGGCGAGCCCTGGTGA
- a CDS encoding DUF6421 family protein: MSTTAADAIIGEPEVLEDERAREITAAEIALATDVESDAAWLALKAAATELQSIQVKDGSVPEAGDHARAGELVDVIVASIDELAPRFPHERAYLAASVVDFRRWQAEGYGVPDFLDSLVAFQPQQHRVDGIRHLVVFPMVTQNGSPDRHIEALVVETIWPEFIAALEAGDYGNKLFVSLRLVDFTPGYDTNSAVLFPETVAMREIPPFTWGAIFQDREAARYRRVVRAASEITKLELPADAAALLDDQELAERTFVMWDIIHDRTHMRGDLPFDPFMIKQRMPFFLYSLEELRCDLTAFRESVKIQRALDARLAAGDELTEVEEQMRSTGKLVQYAVIFDRIFRFAITGSRVRNYDGLGGQLLFAWLHRKHVLDWTDVKLTFDWDAVPDAVVELGDAIDELYWKSIDRPKTVHWLAAYDLVTSVVTPNPASVWAEGLPREVLAGPPKGYTDLVMDDEFPLSMFFEALDKKMKPVIESTVGITGATA, from the coding sequence ATGTCGACCACTGCTGCCGACGCCATCATCGGCGAACCCGAGGTCCTCGAAGACGAGCGGGCTCGCGAGATCACCGCGGCCGAGATCGCCCTCGCGACCGACGTCGAGAGCGACGCCGCCTGGCTCGCGCTGAAGGCCGCCGCCACCGAACTCCAGTCGATCCAGGTCAAGGACGGCTCGGTGCCCGAGGCCGGCGACCACGCGCGCGCCGGTGAGCTCGTCGACGTGATCGTCGCGTCGATCGACGAGCTCGCACCGCGGTTCCCGCACGAGCGGGCGTACCTCGCGGCATCGGTCGTCGACTTCCGACGCTGGCAGGCCGAGGGATACGGCGTTCCCGACTTCCTCGACTCGCTCGTGGCCTTCCAGCCGCAGCAGCACCGCGTCGACGGCATCCGCCATCTCGTCGTGTTCCCGATGGTCACGCAGAACGGCTCGCCCGACCGGCACATCGAGGCGCTCGTCGTCGAGACGATCTGGCCCGAGTTCATCGCGGCCCTCGAGGCCGGCGACTACGGCAACAAGCTCTTCGTGAGCCTGCGGCTCGTCGACTTCACGCCCGGGTACGACACGAACTCGGCCGTGCTGTTCCCCGAGACGGTCGCGATGCGCGAGATCCCGCCCTTCACGTGGGGCGCGATCTTCCAGGACCGCGAGGCGGCCCGGTACCGACGGGTCGTGCGCGCGGCATCCGAGATCACGAAGCTCGAGCTGCCCGCCGACGCGGCCGCGCTGCTCGACGACCAGGAGCTCGCCGAGCGAACGTTCGTGATGTGGGACATCATCCACGACCGCACGCACATGCGCGGCGACCTGCCGTTCGACCCGTTCATGATCAAGCAGCGCATGCCGTTCTTCCTGTACTCCCTCGAAGAACTGCGCTGCGACCTGACCGCGTTCCGCGAGTCGGTCAAGATCCAGCGCGCGCTCGACGCCCGCCTCGCGGCCGGCGACGAGCTCACCGAGGTCGAGGAGCAGATGCGCTCGACCGGCAAGCTCGTGCAGTACGCCGTGATCTTCGACCGCATCTTCCGCTTCGCGATCACGGGTTCGCGCGTGCGCAACTACGACGGGCTCGGCGGCCAGCTGCTGTTCGCGTGGCTGCACCGCAAGCACGTGCTCGACTGGACCGACGTGAAGCTCACCTTCGACTGGGACGCGGTGCCCGACGCGGTCGTCGAGCTCGGCGACGCGATCGACGAGCTCTACTGGAAGTCGATCGACCGCCCGAAGACCGTGCACTGGCTCGCCGCCTACGACCTCGTGACGAGCGTCGTGACGCCGAACCCGGCGTCGGTGTGGGCCGAGGGCCTGCCCCGCGAGGTGCTCGCGGGCCCGCCGAAGGGCTACACCGACCTCGTGATGGACGACGAGTTCCCGCTGTCGATGTTCTTCGAGGCGCTCGACAAGAAGATGAAGCCCGTCATCGAGTCGACGGTCGGCATCACGGGCGCCACCGCCTGA